The Blastocatellia bacterium sequence CTCCACTCCCCCTCACCGCGAAAGACCACAGCGCGCATCGTCTCTCTCATGGCCAGATCTCCACCATATCGCCGACTCGAAGGTGGATGGGATCCATTCGAACCGGCAGGGAAGGACCCGGACGGAAATCCGGGCCCAGGAAGAACATTTTGCGCAGTCCTCGAACGAAGCACCCCGCTTGCGCCCATCGCTCATCGGCGCGTTGCACTCGAGGGTCCAACAGCGCATCGCATCGAAGGAGGATCCGCTCGATTTGCGATACCGTCGTTCCTTCCGGAAGAGGGATCGTCGTGCGCAAGAAACCGCTCCGCTCGAGCTTGAAATAAGCTAACCCCAGGTCCGATGTATACCAGCTTGGGTCTCCTGCGCGTTTCACGGCGAGGCTCACGCCCGCATCGCGTTGCTCGGAAGCGATCTCAACGTACAGATAGCGGCGGGGGTCGAGAATGCGCCGACCGACGTGGAGCGTCGAACCCAGCTTACCTTCTCGGCGTAGCTCTTCGGTCATGATGCGATACGTCCATGGGTGTTGATCCATCAACTCCTCGCGCGCGGCCGCGCTCGTGTCGAAGGGGATGGGACGAAGTGCGAACCGCATGGACGAGTGTCCGCGATCTGAGAAGTTATTGTTGTCGGAGGCGATCAAGAGCAGTGGGTGAGCGTCTTCTCGTCGCCCGCGAAAGCGGAGCGTTCGATGTCGCGTGCCTTGATAGCGAGCGTCCAGGATGTGGCCTTCCGAGGTGACCGTCACCTCGTACACCCATTCGATGTCGGTCGCTCGTCCCCATCGTGCCATCAGGGCATTGGTCTCCGTCCCTCCATCTTCGTTGCTGAAGATGACGCTATAGCGAATCGTGAGCGTCTCATGCTCGCGCATCGTCTCGTACCACATAAGGAGAGGAATGTCCGTGAACCTCCCGATGCTGTTCGGGCGGGCGTAGAGGATCGGCGCATGCGCCAGCGGGAGAAATTCTGGATCGGTACGACTCACCGGATGCAATGCCAGCTCCTCGATGAGAGGGGCAGCGACGTGAGGTGCGGATCGAGAGCGATTCCAGAGTACACGAATCGTGTGGGGTCCTGGTCGTATCCTTCCCAGATGAAAGGAATAGCGGAAGGACGCCTCTCCCGCGAAGAGGATCACGTCTTGATGATACCGTCCATTCACCAGGATAGTGAGCGTGGCAGCTTCGCGTCCCTTCTCGCCCCAGTTCGCTTCTGGAACTCGGGCGCGCAGCTCGGCCCAAACCTCTGATTCCACATCCACGCGGAAAGAACGCTCCAGGAGAACCTGTGCGTGAGCGCGCGGGAGAAAGAGGAAGCCATGGATGAGCAGAATCCCCCATATACCCCACGGCCACCCGCGGATCCGTTGAGGCCATCGCCGGCATGTCATCTCAGGACTCGCTTCCTCCGGCGTCAGAATTCGATCCTCACCGTTTTGATCTCGTAGGGCTTAGTGGGGACAATCACTTCTCGCCCATTCACAGTAACCGGGGCGATCTCACGTTCCACAAGGGTAACTTCTGCGGCGGCCTTCGGTGGCTTGGGAAGTTGGATCTTCACGTCGGCTGCTCTCCCGGCGAATTCGTAGAATCGGAGGATCCACGCTTCGGCGTCCTCGGCCTTCTTCAAAGCCGTGAGAACCACCGTGCTCGGTTCCAAGCGAAGGAACGAATGGATCGGAGGAAGCGAGCCGCGATGTCCCGTCGTGGGATATGGAATGAGCGGGTAGTTCAACTCGTATCCTCGTTGAACGGTTCCCGCGTGAACCCAATCCCCCACGTGGGGATATACGGCGTAGGTGAAACGATGCCGTCCCTCATCGGCATGCGGATCGGGATACGCGGGCGAGCGCAGCAGCGTCAAGCGAATAACGTTATCGCGCACGTCGTATCCGTATTTGCTATCGTTGAGCACGCTGACGCCGTAGGTCCCATCCGAGAGGTCTGCCCAAAAGAGCGCCGGGACTTCGAACTTCGCTTGCTCTTCGGGCGTGCGACGCGTCGTCGGGCGCTGAATTGAACCGAAGGGGATCTCGAACGTCGCCTTCGGGCTGCGCACGGAGACGGGGAAAGCCACTTTCAGCAGGATGTGCTTCTCGCGCCAATCCGCATCCATCTGACATTCCAGACGCGGGATCTTCGGATAGAGGACGAGGTCTTGGATGAACGTCGAATTCTGGAACTTCTTCACCACGCGGATCACGGCGCGCGTGGGGCCGGTCTCCAACACCTTCACTTCCTCAGCTCGACGCAGCTCCCATTTCTTCTCCTCGAAGTTAGCGTCGATGTTCCAGGCGTCGTAGACGGAGGGTTTGTCGTAGAACGTCTGCAGGAGATTCCCGCATCGAGATTCATCAAGGACTTCTCGACGAGCGATCTTATCGTACAGGCTCGTGATGCATCCGGATTGGGCGTCCACGGTGACCCGGAGGAACTCGTTCTCCATCGTCAGACCGGAGACCGAGAGGGAAGATCGGAGAGGAGCGCGCCGTGCTACGGGGATAGCGCGGAAGACCTTATATCCGAGCGGTGGTACATCTTCGGCAATGAAGCGAATCTTCGCGCGGTTTGTCTCCGGATCGCGCGCGATCGTCTCGGCGATGAGCCGTCGGCCTTGAGGATCGCGGACTTCGACCTCGGCGATGGGATCCGGGAACGTGAGAACAGCCTCGACGACATCTGTGCGCGTCCATGAGAGCGGATTGAAGACGATGAGCGGCAGTCCGGGACCTTTCGTATGGATGCGATCGGCCAGCTCTCGCAGAGCATCATGGAGGACCTCGCGTCCGGCGCGACGCACTTCGGCATAATCCCGATCGGCATCACGATAAACGGCGGCGATGCTGCTGCCGGGAAGGATGTCGTGAAATTGGTTGAAGAGCACTTTCTTCCACGCGGCATCGAGATCACCCTGCGGATAGCGGTGACCGAAGAGTTGTGCGAGCGAGGCGAATTTCTCCGCGTTGAGAAGGAGGACCTCACTCTGGCGATTGTTTCGCTTCGTCTCCGCCTGGCTCGTGTACGTGCCGCGATGCGTTTCGAGATATAGCTCATCGCGCCAGACCGGCGGATTCAACCGTGGTAACTCGGCCATCGCCCGCTCGAAGAATTCGTGCGCGGTGCCGAAAAAGAGCCGGGGATAGATCGCGCCGGCCGATCGCCATCGTGCAGCAGTCTCCAACATGCTCCGCGTTGGTCCCCCGCCGTGATCTCCGACGCCATAAAGGTGCATGTACTCGCGATGCCCTGTCGCCGCCGCGTAATCGGCCAGGTCCTTCGCCATCGGGACGGGCTCGATGGGATTTCCGTAGTGATTCGGGAAGTAGGTGAGGACGCGACTGCCATCTGGCGCCTCCCACCAGAAGAGCCGATAGGGAAAGCGCGTGACTTCGTTCCAGAAGAGCTTCTGCGTGATGAAGAAATCCATGCCGGACTTCTTCAAGATCTGCGGCAGTTGCCAATTGTAGCCGAAGGCATCCGGATTCCAGCCGACGCGGATCTCAATGCCGAATTTCTCCTTGAAATAGCGAGTCCCATGCAGGAATTGTCGGACGAGCGATTCCCCATGCGGCAAGTTCATATCCGATTCGACCCACACGCCGCCGACGATCTCCCATCGGCCCTCGCGCACGCGCTGTCGGATCTGTTCGAAGAGCTTCGGGTATTTCTCCTCCATCCAGGCGTAAGTCTGAGCGGCTCCGTGCGTGAACGTGAACTCCGGGAATTCGTGCATCAACTGCAGGACTGTAGAGAAAGTGTCGCGCACGATCTCGACCGTCTCCGTCCATGGCCAGAGCCAGGCCAAGTCGATATGAGAGTTGCCCACGGCGCGAATCGAGAATTCTCGAAGCATGGGAAGGATCGGCGCCAGTGCCTCGCGCGCTTCACGCAGAGAACGATCAAAGGCCTGCTGGTCGCCTCGGTCGAGAGCATCGAGATCGAGCCTCCGCAACGCGGCCTCCAGATATTGTTCCCATCGCGCGCGATCATCTCTCCGCACATTCAGCAGCAACTCCGCGGCCTGACACTCCTGCAGGAACGTTCGGGGATCGGGACGAGAGGGCGGTGCCTCGACCTCCAATTGTCCGGCGCGCACCCATGTGCGCCCACCGGGCACATCGGCTTTCACCGCGATCACGAACGTATCGCCCGGACGCGCGCTCTCGGTCAGGACGATGGGATCGAGATCGTTCCCTTCGGCTCGTTTCTCCCCATTGAAGAAGACGGTGAGATGGACAGGATTCTCCCCGACGATGCGGATGCGCAGGCGCAGTCGCGCTCCTCGAATGTCATACCCTCCAATCGTCGAAGGCAACGTCACGCGGTAGCGGAACCACGCTGGCCCCGTGCTCCATTCGTCGCCGACCGGGAAAGGCTTCCACATCGAGTCATCGAGATCCGTCGCCTCTCCCCTCAAGACGAATCCTTCCTTGAAGCGCCACGGCGAGAGGGGGAGGACGGTCGCCTCCTCCAGGCGTTTGAAGATCGCCGCGCGATCCACAGATTGAGCGAAGAGGGAGGGTGACAAGAAGGAGGCCGAGATCAAAGGGATGAAGAAGGCGCAGCTCCATCTCTTCCAGCGCATCGCTCTTATCCTCCATGTGGAATTCTGCGAGGCCGTGCGCATCCCCGAGGGGATGTGCGGCATCCTCGTCATTCTCGAATCGAGAAATAGAGAGGATTGGTGAGCGCTGTAATTCCCCGCTCGTCGCGCAGGTTCAAACGAACCCACGTGCGCGGTTCCGCGGGCCAGGGAAGCACGCGCACGAATTCCGGCGCGTCCACGTGGATCCGATCGGCCACGCGCCCGTTGACGATGACCTCGACGATCTGCCCGACGCCTCCTTTCACCTCGATGCGCAGTGCGAGGCGCTCGCCCGCGCGAGCGATAGGGATCTCGTCGCCCATCATGTAGCGATGGCCGCGCGCGTCCTCAGCGAAGAGGAAGAGATCGGGACCATCTGGTCCGCGCGTTTTGATGAAGACGCGACCCGATTTCAATCCCGCTAAGATGGCTGGCTCCGAAAGTTCGGTCGCATAGACGACGGTCGTCGGAACACCCATGACGTGATCGGGATGTTCGCCGGTCCCCGCCCGATGATCGTCGCTGCCGCCGATGCCCGTGAGGCGATACCCCTCATTGAGACGAGCTTCCCAGAAGGGGATTCCGCTGAGCGGTCCTTCCACGCGATTGCCGTTGATGACTTCGATCATATCCACCTTGCGGAAATCCGTGGCGTGGACCTCCTCCCATCCGCAACCCATGCACTGTTCACCCGTAGGATGCGCGGGATGATTGATCGAGATCAGTCCTCCAGCGCGACGGACGTCGTCGAGAAGATCGTTGATCGTTCGCCCTTGCCAGCCGAGACGGAAGTCAATGAACGCGCTCGTCCCGTAAACGTTCGCGTGCCCGCGATAGGTCGTCAACTCGCGCCCGGGCAGGAGGAGCAGGGGAGCGAAGTATTCCTGCAACCGGCGCATCTCCGAATGGTGACTCGTCGTGTTGTGATCAGTGATGGCAAGGAAATCGAGGCCCCGCGCCACCGCTGCTTGCGCGACGCGGAAGACGGGGCAGGGAATCAGCTCGCCCTGGCCATTGCGACAGCGTCCGTCACTGTGCCCGCTGTGTGTGTGAAGATCGCCGCGATACCAACCCGGCTCCTTCTTCAACACGCGCGGTGTGCTCGGTTCGGAAGCGGGTGGTGCGGGCGAACGAGCGGGGAATAATCGGATTCGGATCGTATAGCGGGAGACCTGATCCGGACGAATGTGTGGGACGCCGAGGAGAATACGCCACGTCCCCGCCGGAAGGTCGCCGGGCAAATAAGAGGGCGTTGCCTCATCACGCGCGATGAAGAAGCGCGTCTTATCGCTGCCGCTCCAGCCACGAAAGCGTACAGGATCAAACACGCCGATGTCTATGGTCGTGCCCTCACCCCGATGGGTATAAGCGTATTCGACTTCCAGGCGTTCGAGTGGTTCGGGGACGACGAACTCCCGCACGAGATACGTCCCGTGATCGGCGCGCGTGATGGTTCCTTCGAGGACGATCTCGGTGGATTGACGCGGGGAAGAAGGAAGAGCGAGAGCGAGGAGACAGCCGAGGACAAATGGCGGGATGAAGATCCCACGCATGGCCGACATCAGAAGGCGCAGGGCGAGAGCGACTCGCCCTGCGCCTTGGCGACTTCAGAAGTAGAACTTCAGCGCGAATTGCATGACGCGCGGATCACCGGCGAGGTTACCGATGCGACCGAAACTGCCGCTGGAAGCATTGCGGTCGGGCAAGCCGAACTGCGGCGTGTTGAAGGCGTTGAACATCTCCCAGCGGAATTCCAGGCGTCGGCCCTCGCCGAAGTACTCGAACGTGCGCGCGAGCGCGAAATCGAAGTTGACCAAGCCTGGCCCGTAGAGCGTATTCCGCCCACACGTTCCCAAACGCGGTGGCGATGGAACGCGATAGGCCGTCGTGTCGAACCAGCGGTCCACCGTGCGCTGATCCTCGGGCAAGGTCCCGTCGCGCAAGCAATCGGCCAACGCCGTGACCATGCCTCCGCCGCGCGCTCCGCCTAGGGCAGTGTTGTTGGCAGTGGCGATGATCGTGAAGGGACGACCCGTTCGCATGACGGTGATGCCACTGATCCGCCAGCCGCCCAGGATGTGGGAAGCCACGCCCTCATTCAGATACGCGCGCCCGCGCCCGATCGGCAGCTCGTAGTTGTACGCGAACACGAAGCGATGCCGATAATCGAAGTCGCTCGGTCCGCGTCGCTCCCGGATATTGTGCGCGTTCTGCAGGAAGCTCCCCGAGCCGCCCGTGAACAAATGCTCCATCGCGTAATCAATGGACTTCGACCACGTCCACGCTCCCTGGAAGCTCAGGCCGTGGCTGAAGCGCTTCTCGACCGTCACCTCCATCCCGTGGTAGCTCGAGTTCCCCATGTTGTCTCGGTACTCGATCGGCCCGAGATCGGGATAGGGCAGGATCCCTGTCGGCGTCCCATCGGGATTGAAGAACTGCTGATTGATGTTGCGCAGGACCGAGAGGTGCGTTCCCTTCGTCCCCACGTATTCGATCGTCGCGATGATGTTGCCGGGGAGCAGTCGCTGGATCCCGAAGTTCCACTGATCCACGGTGGGGATCACGGCCTCGGGGTTCACTGCGCGCAATCGCACGTTCCGCGGATCTACGGCGCCCGGATCGAGCGAGAGGTTGAAGCCCGTGCGCAAGCGCATGTTGTTGGCCGTCGTGTTCGGGTTGGGAGCTGTCACCACGTTATTGACGACCCACGGGAGGTTGAGCCCGAGTTGATCTTCGCTC is a genomic window containing:
- a CDS encoding CehA/McbA family metallohydrolase, giving the protein MRGIFIPPFVLGCLLALALPSSPRQSTEIVLEGTITRADHGTYLVREFVVPEPLERLEVEYAYTHRGEGTTIDIGVFDPVRFRGWSGSDKTRFFIARDEATPSYLPGDLPAGTWRILLGVPHIRPDQVSRYTIRIRLFPARSPAPPASEPSTPRVLKKEPGWYRGDLHTHSGHSDGRCRNGQGELIPCPVFRVAQAAVARGLDFLAITDHNTTSHHSEMRRLQEYFAPLLLLPGRELTTYRGHANVYGTSAFIDFRLGWQGRTINDLLDDVRRAGGLISINHPAHPTGEQCMGCGWEEVHATDFRKVDMIEVINGNRVEGPLSGIPFWEARLNEGYRLTGIGGSDDHRAGTGEHPDHVMGVPTTVVYATELSEPAILAGLKSGRVFIKTRGPDGPDLFLFAEDARGHRYMMGDEIPIARAGERLALRIEVKGGVGQIVEVIVNGRVADRIHVDAPEFVRVLPWPAEPRTWVRLNLRDERGITALTNPLYFSIRE
- a CDS encoding alpha-mannosidase, whose protein sequence is MRWKRWSCAFFIPLISASFLSPSLFAQSVDRAAIFKRLEEATVLPLSPWRFKEGFVLRGEATDLDDSMWKPFPVGDEWSTGPAWFRYRVTLPSTIGGYDIRGARLRLRIRIVGENPVHLTVFFNGEKRAEGNDLDPIVLTESARPGDTFVIAVKADVPGGRTWVRAGQLEVEAPPSRPDPRTFLQECQAAELLLNVRRDDRARWEQYLEAALRRLDLDALDRGDQQAFDRSLREAREALAPILPMLREFSIRAVGNSHIDLAWLWPWTETVEIVRDTFSTVLQLMHEFPEFTFTHGAAQTYAWMEEKYPKLFEQIRQRVREGRWEIVGGVWVESDMNLPHGESLVRQFLHGTRYFKEKFGIEIRVGWNPDAFGYNWQLPQILKKSGMDFFITQKLFWNEVTRFPYRLFWWEAPDGSRVLTYFPNHYGNPIEPVPMAKDLADYAAATGHREYMHLYGVGDHGGGPTRSMLETAARWRSAGAIYPRLFFGTAHEFFERAMAELPRLNPPVWRDELYLETHRGTYTSQAETKRNNRQSEVLLLNAEKFASLAQLFGHRYPQGDLDAAWKKVLFNQFHDILPGSSIAAVYRDADRDYAEVRRAGREVLHDALRELADRIHTKGPGLPLIVFNPLSWTRTDVVEAVLTFPDPIAEVEVRDPQGRRLIAETIARDPETNRAKIRFIAEDVPPLGYKVFRAIPVARRAPLRSSLSVSGLTMENEFLRVTVDAQSGCITSLYDKIARREVLDESRCGNLLQTFYDKPSVYDAWNIDANFEEKKWELRRAEEVKVLETGPTRAVIRVVKKFQNSTFIQDLVLYPKIPRLECQMDADWREKHILLKVAFPVSVRSPKATFEIPFGSIQRPTTRRTPEEQAKFEVPALFWADLSDGTYGVSVLNDSKYGYDVRDNVIRLTLLRSPAYPDPHADEGRHRFTYAVYPHVGDWVHAGTVQRGYELNYPLIPYPTTGHRGSLPPIHSFLRLEPSTVVLTALKKAEDAEAWILRFYEFAGRAADVKIQLPKPPKAAAEVTLVEREIAPVTVNGREVIVPTKPYEIKTVRIEF